A single genomic interval of uncultured Desulfobacter sp. harbors:
- a CDS encoding sulfite exporter TauE/SafE family protein, whose amino-acid sequence MESHILVIVFLSFGLSFIFALGGVGSAVILIPALSWIGVPFNLARPTGLFVNCVSMLGATWSNFREKKLDVKLGLPIIASSFVMAPVGAWAGHFLPTQTLLFIFIGFLFFSGSMMIFFKGSKYANQYREDRPVAGPLGVGVLAGFVSGLLGVGGGGIISPLMVLQGFNPKRVAMVTAFSVPFSSFSAFITYAAMGSVSGKILVFAGLAAWTGGYLGTRVMQKKMKPQSVKCLLGGVLILIGIKFLWAMA is encoded by the coding sequence ATGGAATCCCATATTCTTGTTATTGTTTTTCTGTCATTCGGTTTAAGTTTCATTTTCGCTCTGGGAGGTGTGGGGTCGGCGGTTATTCTCATCCCCGCTTTATCCTGGATCGGTGTCCCATTTAACCTGGCCCGGCCAACCGGGCTTTTTGTCAATTGTGTGAGCATGCTCGGGGCCACCTGGTCCAATTTCAGGGAAAAAAAGCTGGACGTAAAACTTGGGCTGCCCATCATTGCCTCATCCTTTGTGATGGCCCCGGTGGGCGCATGGGCCGGCCACTTTCTTCCCACCCAGACCCTGCTGTTTATTTTTATCGGCTTTTTATTCTTTTCCGGTTCCATGATGATTTTTTTCAAAGGCTCAAAATATGCGAATCAGTACCGGGAAGACCGGCCGGTTGCAGGCCCCCTGGGTGTCGGGGTGCTGGCCGGATTTGTCTCAGGGCTTCTTGGTGTTGGCGGAGGCGGCATCATTTCCCCCCTGATGGTGCTCCAGGGATTTAACCCTAAAAGAGTCGCCATGGTGACGGCCTTTTCAGTGCCGTTTTCATCGTTTTCAGCCTTTATCACCTATGCGGCCATGGGATCGGTGTCCGGTAAAATTCTTGTTTTTGCAGGGCTGGCGGCCTGGACCGGTGGATATCTGGGTACCCGGGTGATGCAGAAAAAAATGAAACCCCAAAGTGTTAAATGCTTGCTGGGAGGCGTTTTAATACTTATTGGAATTAAATTTCTATGGGCCATGGCCTAA
- a CDS encoding branched-chain amino acid aminotransferase translates to MELKVTRVSEPGTRPKDEDLGFGTVFTDHMFIMDYEKDKGWFNARIEPYGDLAMSPASMVLHYGQAVFEGLKAYKTEDGKIQLYRARDNFARMNRSCQGLCIPEIDIDFVMDSLKQLIKLEEAWIPETMGTSLYIRPTIVATDPFLGVRASHTYKFFIILSPVGSYYAQGLQPVKIWVCEDHVRAVRGGVGEFKTAGNYAASLLAGEKAQKEGYNQVLWLDGIELKYIEEVGAMNIFFLINDELITPMLNNSILPGITRFSVIDLAKKWGIKVSERKLSIDEVIAAADNGSLQEMFGSGTAAVVSPVGEIRYKDRIINIGDGKPGDTCMKFYNALTAIQYGKAEDTEGWIEVVE, encoded by the coding sequence ATGGAGCTTAAAGTTACCCGGGTATCTGAACCCGGCACCCGGCCCAAGGATGAAGATCTGGGATTTGGTACAGTGTTTACCGACCATATGTTTATCATGGATTATGAAAAGGATAAGGGATGGTTCAATGCCCGCATTGAACCTTACGGCGATTTGGCCATGTCACCGGCAAGCATGGTACTGCATTACGGGCAGGCCGTATTTGAAGGCCTGAAAGCCTATAAAACAGAAGACGGAAAAATTCAACTTTACAGGGCCCGTGATAATTTTGCCCGTATGAACCGCTCCTGCCAGGGCCTTTGCATTCCTGAAATTGATATCGATTTTGTCATGGATTCGCTTAAACAGCTGATCAAGCTCGAAGAAGCCTGGATTCCCGAAACCATGGGAACGTCTTTGTACATCCGGCCCACCATCGTGGCCACCGATCCTTTCCTTGGTGTCAGGGCATCCCATACATACAAATTTTTTATCATTCTTTCCCCTGTGGGATCTTACTATGCCCAGGGTCTTCAGCCTGTCAAAATCTGGGTCTGCGAGGACCATGTCAGGGCCGTACGCGGCGGTGTCGGCGAGTTCAAAACCGCAGGAAACTATGCCGCCAGCCTGCTGGCCGGAGAAAAGGCCCAAAAAGAAGGATATAATCAGGTGCTGTGGCTGGATGGCATAGAGCTCAAATATATTGAAGAAGTCGGGGCCATGAATATTTTCTTTCTTATCAATGACGAACTGATTACCCCGATGTTGAACAACAGCATCCTGCCGGGCATTACGCGTTTTTCAGTCATTGATCTGGCCAAAAAATGGGGCATCAAAGTCAGTGAGCGCAAGCTCAGCATTGATGAAGTCATTGCCGCTGCCGACAATGGCTCGTTGCAGGAAATGTTCGGCTCCGGAACCGCAGCTGTTGTTTCACCTGTGGGAGAGATCCGCTATAAAGACCGGATCATTAATATCGGTGATGGCAAGCCCGGTGACACATGCATGAAATTTTATAATGCCCTGACCGCCATTCAGTACGGGAAAGCCGAAGATACCGAAGGCTGGATTGAAGTTGTAGAGTAA
- a CDS encoding XRE family transcriptional regulator gives MAKEKEDTHVGVRIKRARLDKKISLDAMANETGLSKDVIKKIESGEQRPSVGTLLQLSRTLQLDSGYLLREPDDSVEARADAYTKRTDHYAYTPLCSGAENNHLKAFRIVVEAGERHEGVSFQHEGEEFTYVLNGDVEIQVGDHINTLKTGESLHFNSGIKHDLRNIGENDAELIVVVYAP, from the coding sequence ATGGCTAAAGAAAAGGAAGACACCCATGTCGGCGTCCGGATCAAACGCGCCAGACTGGATAAAAAAATCAGCCTGGACGCCATGGCCAATGAAACCGGGCTGTCAAAAGATGTCATCAAGAAAATCGAAAGCGGAGAGCAGCGTCCTTCGGTGGGAACACTGCTCCAGCTCTCACGCACCCTTCAACTGGATTCAGGCTATCTGCTCAGGGAACCGGATGATTCCGTGGAAGCCAGGGCCGATGCCTATACCAAGCGCACGGATCATTATGCGTATACGCCCTTATGTTCCGGCGCTGAAAACAACCATTTAAAGGCATTTCGCATCGTTGTAGAAGCGGGTGAACGCCATGAAGGGGTTAGTTTTCAGCACGAAGGCGAAGAGTTTACCTATGTGCTGAATGGTGACGTTGAGATTCAGGTGGGGGATCATATCAATACCTTGAAAACAGGAGAATCCCTTCATTTCAATTCCGGGATCAAGCATGACTTGCGCAATATCGGTGAAAATGATGCCGAACTGATTGTGGTGGTCTATGCGCCCTGA
- a CDS encoding acyl-CoA dehydrogenase yields the protein MLFKLTDEQVMIQNMVREFSRKVVAPTAAERDKTKAFPAENLEQMGELGLMGMMVPEEFGGEAADAVSYVLALSEIAYSCASTAVVMSVQNSIVCESLNKFGTKEQKQEFLVPLASGEIIGAFALTEPDAGSDPVTQTTTAVRDGDEYVINGTKRFITSGESSSVVLVTAKTDEAKGHKGISCFIVPKTTPGLIVGHHEDKMGLRASDTTDLIFENCRVPATNILSKEGDGFKIAMSGLDSGRIGIAAQSIGVAQAAFDAAIKYARKRKQFGVAITKHQAIRFQIADMATKIEAARQLILSAASMKDRGEKFTREASMAKLFASEMVQDVTAWAIQIHGGYGFTKDYAVERFYRDARVFTIYEGTSEIQRIVISNAELKDKRKR from the coding sequence ATGTTATTCAAGTTAACTGATGAACAGGTGATGATCCAGAATATGGTGCGTGAATTTTCACGCAAAGTGGTTGCCCCCACGGCTGCTGAACGGGACAAAACCAAGGCGTTCCCCGCAGAAAATTTAGAACAGATGGGTGAGCTTGGACTGATGGGTATGATGGTACCCGAAGAGTTTGGCGGGGAAGCTGCAGATGCGGTTTCCTATGTGCTGGCCCTGTCCGAGATCGCATATTCCTGCGCGTCTACCGCCGTGGTGATGTCGGTCCAGAATTCCATTGTGTGCGAGTCACTCAATAAATTCGGCACAAAAGAACAAAAGCAGGAATTTCTTGTACCCCTGGCCTCCGGGGAGATCATCGGAGCCTTTGCCCTGACCGAGCCCGATGCAGGATCTGATCCAGTGACTCAGACCACCACAGCCGTTAGGGACGGCGATGAGTACGTGATTAACGGCACCAAACGTTTTATCACCTCCGGGGAAAGCAGCTCCGTTGTCCTGGTTACCGCTAAAACGGACGAAGCCAAGGGACATAAAGGCATCTCCTGTTTTATTGTACCCAAGACAACTCCCGGTCTCATCGTGGGCCATCATGAAGATAAGATGGGGCTGAGGGCATCGGACACCACAGACCTGATTTTTGAAAATTGCCGGGTGCCGGCCACCAATATCCTCAGCAAGGAAGGGGATGGGTTTAAAATAGCCATGTCCGGCCTGGACAGCGGCAGGATTGGTATTGCAGCCCAGTCCATTGGCGTGGCCCAGGCCGCCTTTGATGCAGCAATCAAGTATGCCCGGAAACGCAAGCAATTCGGCGTTGCCATCACCAAACACCAGGCCATTCGTTTTCAGATTGCGGATATGGCCACAAAGATAGAAGCTGCCCGGCAGTTGATTCTTTCTGCAGCGTCCATGAAGGACCGGGGGGAAAAATTCACCCGGGAAGCCTCCATGGCCAAACTCTTTGCCTCTGAAATGGTACAGGACGTCACGGCCTGGGCCATCCAGATTCACGGGGGATACGGGTTTACCAAAGATTACGCGGTGGAACGATTTTACAGGGACGCCCGGGTATTTACCATCTACGAAGGCACCAGCGAAATTCAGCGCATTGTTATTTCAAATGCAGAGCTCAAAGATAAGCGAAAACGGTAG